The nucleotide sequence GTGCCGGTGGTGTGCGACTCGTCCCGGGAGGAAGACGTGGTGGCGCTGTTCGAGCGCGTCCGGCAGGAGCAGGCGGGCCGCCTGGACGTGCTGGTCAACAACGCCTTCTCCGGGGTGGGCTCCATCGTGGAGGGGTTCGGGCTGCCCTTCTGGGAGAGCTCGACGGCCCTGTGGGACCAGATCAACAACGCGGGCCTGCGGGGCCACTACATCTGCACCGTCTACGCCGCCCGGCTGATGGTGCCCGCCGGCAGGGGGCTGATCGTCACCATCTCGTCGCCCGGAGGGCTGCGCTACATGTTCGACGTGCCCTACGGGATCGGCAAGGCCGCCTGCGACCGCCTGGCCGCCGACTGCGCCGTCGAGCTGCGCCCCTTCGGCGTGGCCTCGGTGGCGCTGTGGCCGGGCTTCGTGCGCACCGAGAGCCTGGCGAAGGAAGTGGAGCACAGGACGGGGCCCATGATGGCGAAGCTGAAGGAGAAGATGGCCTCCATGGGAGAGACCCCCGAAGTGAGCGGGAAGTGCGTGGTGAGCCTGGCGTCCGACCCGCGCGTCATGCGCCACAGCGGGAAGGTGCTCCTCAACCCGGACCTCGCCCGCCTTTACGGCTTCAAGGATGTGGACGGCAGGGAAGTCTTCAACTACCTCTCGGTGCGGGACATCCTCTCGGAGCTGATGCCCAAACTGGCCGGTTTATTCCGCCTCATACCTCGGTTCATCACCATCCCCAAGTGGGCTCTCGCTCTCTATTCTAGCAAGTTTTCCGTTTACCCACCCATCCAGCCGCCTCAATTTAAATCAAAAAAACAAGCCTAAGAGGTATATTGCGCAGCTATGCCTTTAACCTTCTCCGGTTGCTGAAAACTTCAATTTGACACTTATTTGGCTGGTGCGTtaactattttattattacagttgtTTGCAATAGAAAGCACTTCCAAAtttgaaatcattttaaaaagtgttttccaTTTGCCTCTTAATAGGAAGGACTGATTTCTGCAATATCTTCTTTCTGTGCTTGATAGAAAGCTGTTAACGAGTTTCCTTATAATTCTGTATTCAATTATAAGCCCAAGTTTGGACACTTGGGGGTGCATCTTTCATCATTCCTGTATTTTGGATGTGACAGAAGTAGCTGAAACAAGCTACTTTGCAATTAAATGCATTTGCTCTGAGAGACTTTGTCATAGCTGGCAATACTTTGCCCCAATTTTTTGCACTTGTGAAACGCACCATTCCTGCCCGCCCCTAAATTTTCTACACGGGGCCTGGTGATATCACTGCATCTTTATCGAAGAGCAAGCACTGTTTTAGATCTGGAAGATCATCCCACTGAAGGGAAGATAGTTTTGCACTCTGGGAAAATGCACAAACTGCTCAGGTAATCCAGAGAGTACACACCCTATGTTTTGCTCTAATATATGCATTGGTAtgggttaaaaaaaaccctttgcaATGTCTTAAGCTTCATTTCAAAAGATGTGTGAAATTCTAAAAAGGCATATCTAGGCTTCTTGAGAAAAAAGATGTACTCTGGAACAGACAGAGGTGAGgcattcttaactagaggtgagGAATCTTTTTCATCCAGTgggccacattctctttcagACAACTTTCTGAGGGCAACAGGCAATAGGCAAAGGTGGGCAAAGCAGCCAATATAAATTTAACTTTGATGTTAATTTTTGCCTTTTACATACAAACATATTCCTATCTCCTCCATCCATCCAGAAAAGCATGAACACAtcatcagagttgaaggacatattccagccatgcaaatacAAAGAGATTCCTCCCACTTTTGTCATACCCTTACTCTACCTCAGTTCTGCTCTTTGCTTTTCATAGGAAAGGGGCTAAGGTATATCAGCATTTTTCTGCCTCAGACTTTTGAGGGTCTGCTGTGTTACTTTAAGAGATGAAGGAACAGAGAGGTGAGTTTGTTGGGGTAACTCCATTACATGCACCCTAAAGGGCccattagaaaaaaataaaagcaacttcAGGTAGAAGTCATTTTAATAGTGGTGAGAAACAAAACCTTTCCCACTCACCTTTCTTTATCTAGATTGTGTGTGCCCTCtgctctcccccaccctttctttTTGGGTTGGTGATATGTTTGCAATAATAAAAGTAAGTTACATCTAATCTCTCCAATACCAACTACTTTTGAAAATGATAAAAGTTTCAGTTAAATAGTAGACATGACACAGCTGCTGTGGACTTTACTCTCCCTTTATCTCTGATTGGATGCTGAGAAACTGGTTCCAACGATAGCTGGTCTACATCCAGGTTTGGTTTTGTAATAACTACATTAGCAAAAAATGTTATGACATTTGTATCCCATCTAGAAAACCAATACTGATAAAACCAGTTAATATAAATCTCCTTCCACAATCCCCCTTGCTTGGCCTGCCAAGGCACTGACCTCAAACTGTCAGTTTTGGGAAGAAAGCAAGTGACTGTAGTGGTAAGGGATAAAACTATCCCTTACCAACTGCAGATCTGGTTAATGCTTCACAATGATGTTACATGTACCCTACAGAGGTTTCTTTATCCAATTGGCCAGTTTCTGAATATTTGCTTCCAGCGTTTTGCTGTGCAACACTCTATAACAATCACTGTTGGAAGTTGTATAATTCATGCCTGGCATCATCACCCGCTTGGAAGCTCATTTGTATTAGCACTTAAAACAGCA is from Podarcis raffonei isolate rPodRaf1 chromosome 3, rPodRaf1.pri, whole genome shotgun sequence and encodes:
- the DHRS1 gene encoding dehydrogenase/reductase SDR family member 1, with the translated sequence MAKPLSGQVCVVTGASRGIGKGIALQLSGAGATVYITARHREALEEAATEVRARGGKCVPVVCDSSREEDVVALFERVRQEQAGRLDVLVNNAFSGVGSIVEGFGLPFWESSTALWDQINNAGLRGHYICTVYAARLMVPAGRGLIVTISSPGGLRYMFDVPYGIGKAACDRLAADCAVELRPFGVASVALWPGFVRTESLAKEVEHRTGPMMAKLKEKMASMGETPEVSGKCVVSLASDPRVMRHSGKVLLNPDLARLYGFKDVDGREVFNYLSVRDILSELMPKLAGLFRLIPRFITIPKWALALYSSKFSVYPPIQPPQFKSKKQA